The following proteins are co-located in the Methylomonas sp. 11b genome:
- a CDS encoding mechanosensitive ion channel domain-containing protein has protein sequence MAIDSSALLSQPFLFFETPIFTLGTQSVNVIWLTKFTLSLGLMLLVVRWIRHILNTRLLVGLVVNEGDRKLIANLAGFTLLAVGIVVIMQVMGIKFETLALIFGGLGVAVGFGLQDITKNIASGITLMSERKLKVGDLIYFAGGEGRIRDIFLRSTVITSFQGSELIIPNVQLTNNIVEKWGYQAKRGRVEVPIVVEQHSNLVLVTELLLKAAGQEPNVLSDPAPKALLQGFGDIGLNFELWVWTDHIDQRSLIRSALNFRIEYFFRLHAIKIPYHPTNNRNLYPATDAAANLIDGSPEAASMPSIHNALIELPYFQYFDELEIRELIEQGSPRYFNPGDILVKQDEYFPFFCVMLKGEVDAIFENEKVSQRLFSLQHRDFFGELPLLLKIPYPTSMRAVGEVVLFTIPEDCFADLLSRYPQIKAAVSEEMLKRQEYIRLCQSSLKKMGLLPEEFDINPVTWLKSRLMKLWGN, from the coding sequence ATGGCTATCGATTCATCCGCCTTGCTGTCCCAACCTTTCCTATTCTTTGAAACGCCAATATTTACGCTGGGTACGCAATCGGTCAATGTCATTTGGTTGACTAAATTCACGCTGAGTTTGGGGCTGATGCTGTTGGTCGTCCGCTGGATACGCCATATCCTGAATACGCGCTTATTGGTCGGCCTGGTTGTCAACGAAGGCGATCGCAAACTGATCGCCAATCTCGCCGGCTTTACGCTGTTGGCGGTTGGTATCGTAGTGATCATGCAAGTCATGGGCATCAAATTCGAGACACTGGCGCTCATTTTCGGCGGCCTGGGAGTCGCGGTCGGCTTTGGCTTGCAAGACATCACCAAGAACATCGCCAGCGGCATTACCCTGATGAGCGAACGCAAACTAAAAGTGGGCGATCTTATTTATTTTGCCGGTGGCGAGGGACGCATCCGGGATATTTTTTTGCGCTCGACCGTGATTACGTCGTTCCAAGGTTCGGAACTGATCATTCCCAATGTTCAGCTCACCAACAATATCGTGGAAAAATGGGGGTATCAAGCCAAGCGTGGGCGGGTTGAAGTTCCGATTGTCGTCGAACAGCACAGCAATCTGGTATTGGTGACCGAGTTGTTATTGAAAGCCGCCGGCCAGGAACCCAACGTATTAAGCGATCCGGCACCCAAAGCCTTGCTTCAGGGGTTTGGCGATATCGGGTTGAATTTCGAACTTTGGGTTTGGACCGATCATATCGATCAACGTAGCCTGATCAGAAGCGCGTTAAACTTTCGGATTGAATACTTCTTTCGACTGCATGCTATTAAAATTCCCTATCATCCGACGAATAACCGGAACCTTTACCCGGCCACGGATGCGGCCGCCAACCTGATCGACGGTTCGCCGGAAGCGGCAAGCATGCCGTCCATACACAATGCTCTCATTGAGCTGCCTTATTTTCAGTATTTCGATGAACTGGAAATACGCGAACTGATAGAACAGGGCTCGCCGCGTTATTTCAATCCTGGCGACATTTTGGTTAAACAGGACGAATACTTTCCATTTTTCTGCGTCATGCTCAAAGGCGAGGTCGATGCGATATTCGAGAACGAGAAAGTCAGTCAACGCTTGTTTAGCCTGCAACATCGCGATTTTTTCGGCGAGCTGCCCTTGCTTTTGAAGATTCCCTATCCGACATCGATGCGCGCCGTCGGCGAAGTTGTTTTGTTTACAATACCTGAGGATTGCTTTGCGGACCTGTTAAGCCGTTATCCGCAAATCAAGGCTGCGGTTAGCGAAGAAATGCTGAAGCGGCAGGAATACATTCGACTCTGTCAATCGTCATTGAAAAAAATGGGTTTGCTCCCTGAAGAATTCGACATTAATCCGGTCACATGGCTAAAAAGCCGGCTCATGAAGCTGTGGGGGAATTGA
- a CDS encoding oxidoreductase has protein sequence MASRPGFASGLSQWQIPGIVQTYRKGAENAKRAGFDGVETHGANGYLLDPFLPDNTNKRNDAYGDPIENCPR, from the coding sequence TTGGCATCTAGGCCGGGTTTCGCATCCGGATTATCTCAATGGCAAATTCCAGGTATCGTCCAGACTTACCGTAAGGGCGCGGAAAACGCCAAACGTGCCGGTTTTGACGGCGTGGAAACTCACGGTGCCAATGGCTATCTGTTAGACCCGTTTTTACCGGACAACACCAATAAAAGAAACGATGCCTATGGTGACCCAATAGAAAATTGCCCCCGCTGA
- a CDS encoding M15 family metallopeptidase, whose product MNLAANNYDFFARVGLIFQELGIPDDLPATKNLVIWPEPSTLVTAEVSANGRVFQLTPQASEVWRALKTAAANDGVALQMVSAFRSVEYQATIIRRKLERGLTLQQILTVNAPPGYSEHHSGCAIDIGSPDCPDLGEAFENTEAYRWLSSNAERFDLYLSFPRNNEYGYVYEPWHWRYHGDDKA is encoded by the coding sequence ATGAACCTGGCAGCAAACAATTACGATTTTTTTGCCCGAGTCGGTTTGATATTCCAAGAACTGGGCATTCCAGACGACTTGCCCGCAACCAAAAACTTGGTCATCTGGCCGGAACCAAGCACCTTGGTCACAGCCGAGGTATCGGCCAACGGCCGGGTATTTCAGTTGACGCCCCAGGCTAGCGAAGTCTGGCGGGCGCTGAAAACCGCAGCAGCCAACGATGGTGTCGCGCTACAAATGGTATCGGCATTCCGCAGTGTGGAGTATCAAGCGACCATCATACGCCGCAAACTTGAACGAGGACTGACCTTGCAGCAGATTCTCACCGTCAACGCCCCGCCCGGTTACAGCGAGCATCACAGCGGTTGCGCAATCGACATCGGCAGCCCGGATTGTCCCGATCTCGGCGAAGCATTTGAAAACACCGAAGCCTACCGCTGGTTGTCAAGCAATGCAGAACGGTTCGACCTGTATTTGTCTTTTCCAAGGAATAACGAATACGGCTACGTTTACGAGCCCTGGCATTGGCGTTATCACGGTGATGACAAGGCCTAA
- a CDS encoding cation:proton antiporter family protein: MMELIWISTAYMAGLVASRLTFPPLVGYLVAGYVLHALGIAVLPDLHHLADIGIELLLFSVGLKLKPSSLIRREVLSVGGSHLLLMAMTSALVFFWLDEHMTGGLVLGISLAFSSTVLALKVLEDNGELSSLHGRDVMSILILQDIVAIGLLALAEGKQPTPWALALLLLPLLRPIAHRVLSVSRSSELKLLLGVTLALAGGVAAESVGIAADIGALLTGIMLANHPMIKELSDRLWGLKELFLVAFFLQIGVSDLPNREQIIDALQLLVLLPLQGALFFGLFVVAGLRARTAFVSSLALMTYSEFALITTSAVVKAQLLPAEWNAIISLAVAGSLAIAAPLNRYSHRLFSWMEPVLVRLERKSEHPDRLPDSFGAAGWLVIGMGRTGGVVYKTLCKQDQRVVGLDSDPTVLEYHLAAGRRVVYGDAEDTELWSGLPLHKVKGIILTVPAFDVRLTAVAQLRKRGFTGQISSICYHGVEEQQLLKAGANFVIHPLIEAGNRLAHLMLDIRDESRQ; the protein is encoded by the coding sequence ATGATGGAATTAATCTGGATTAGCACGGCATATATGGCTGGTTTGGTAGCCAGCCGCCTGACTTTTCCGCCGCTGGTCGGTTACTTGGTAGCCGGTTATGTGTTGCATGCCTTAGGCATCGCGGTGTTGCCCGATCTTCATCATCTGGCCGATATCGGTATCGAATTACTGTTGTTTTCGGTCGGTTTGAAGCTCAAGCCCAGTTCGCTGATTCGCCGCGAGGTGCTTAGCGTCGGCGGCTCGCATTTGTTGTTAATGGCGATGACTTCCGCTTTGGTATTTTTTTGGCTGGACGAGCATATGACCGGCGGCTTGGTGCTGGGTATCAGTTTGGCGTTCTCCAGCACCGTGTTGGCTCTTAAGGTGCTGGAAGATAACGGCGAGTTGTCGTCGCTGCACGGCCGGGATGTGATGAGTATCCTGATCTTGCAAGACATCGTGGCGATAGGGCTGCTGGCGCTGGCCGAAGGCAAACAGCCGACGCCTTGGGCGCTGGCTTTATTGTTATTACCGCTGTTGCGGCCCATTGCGCATCGCGTACTGTCGGTCAGCCGCTCCTCTGAACTGAAGCTGTTGCTGGGCGTGACGTTGGCATTGGCCGGCGGCGTGGCGGCGGAAAGCGTGGGTATAGCCGCCGACATCGGTGCCTTGTTGACCGGCATCATGTTGGCGAATCATCCCATGATCAAGGAGTTAAGCGATAGGCTGTGGGGCTTGAAAGAGCTGTTTTTGGTCGCGTTTTTCTTGCAGATTGGCGTCAGCGACTTACCGAACCGCGAGCAGATCATAGACGCCTTGCAATTACTGGTTTTGTTGCCGCTGCAAGGTGCGCTGTTCTTTGGTTTATTTGTGGTGGCCGGACTCAGGGCGCGCACCGCCTTCGTCTCCTCCTTAGCGCTGATGACCTACAGCGAGTTTGCACTGATTACCACCAGCGCGGTTGTAAAAGCCCAGCTGTTGCCGGCTGAATGGAACGCCATTATCAGTTTGGCGGTAGCCGGCTCACTGGCTATTGCCGCGCCGTTGAATCGTTATTCTCATCGGTTATTCTCTTGGATGGAGCCGGTACTGGTACGTTTGGAACGAAAATCCGAGCATCCCGACCGCTTGCCCGACTCGTTCGGTGCTGCCGGATGGCTGGTGATCGGTATGGGCCGGACTGGCGGGGTTGTCTACAAAACCTTGTGCAAACAGGATCAGCGCGTAGTTGGTTTGGATTCCGATCCCACGGTATTGGAATATCATCTTGCCGCCGGCCGGCGGGTGGTCTACGGCGACGCCGAGGACACCGAATTATGGAGCGGTTTACCCCTGCATAAAGTTAAAGGCATCATCCTGACGGTACCGGCATTCGATGTGCGTTTGACCGCGGTGGCTCAGCTTAGAAAACGCGGTTTCACTGGGCAAATCAGCAGTATTTGTTATCACGGCGTGGAAGAGCAGCAATTATTAAAAGCGGGCGCCAATTTTGTGATCCATCCTTTGATTGAAGCCGGCAATCGTCTTGCCCACCTGATGCTGGACATCCGCGATGAATCAAGGCAGTGA
- a CDS encoding phytanoyl-CoA dioxygenase family protein gives MESAAIYRQQGHLIVKALFSPSEVDALSKIVDRIHGQWLNENRSSYIEQRLVNMHSLTHPRYFEQQPAERLRFFQLLSAKQLTTLLTDLFGEDLYFHNTQLFFNPYQNSRLPYWHRDMQYSPIDDADLQAEQPNMLALHIRIPLLPETGIELIPGSHHRWDTELERNVRLELNGHTNSESLPNSVLIGLEPGDILIFDAQMLHRGNYQLNPCRKALDLCVGRPHRLTLPYLDGDNLPTSAELEAIENRQWYKLARTMLIEPRQKQAD, from the coding sequence ATGGAATCAGCAGCAATCTACCGACAACAAGGGCATCTGATCGTCAAAGCGCTTTTCAGCCCCTCGGAAGTCGATGCCTTGAGCAAAATCGTCGATCGAATTCATGGGCAATGGCTAAACGAAAACCGTAGCAGTTATATCGAACAACGGCTGGTCAACATGCATTCGCTGACCCATCCGCGTTATTTCGAACAACAGCCCGCGGAAAGGCTGCGATTCTTTCAACTCCTTAGTGCCAAGCAGCTGACGACACTGTTAACCGATCTATTTGGAGAGGACCTTTATTTTCACAATACCCAGCTTTTCTTCAATCCTTACCAAAACAGTCGCCTACCCTATTGGCACCGGGATATGCAATACAGCCCGATTGACGATGCCGATTTGCAAGCCGAGCAGCCCAATATGCTGGCTTTGCATATTCGGATACCGCTGTTGCCGGAAACCGGCATCGAGCTGATACCCGGCTCCCACCATCGCTGGGATACCGAACTGGAAAGAAATGTCAGACTGGAACTTAATGGCCACACAAACAGCGAGTCACTGCCAAACTCAGTGCTAATCGGCCTGGAACCCGGCGATATTTTGATTTTTGACGCGCAAATGTTGCACCGGGGAAATTACCAGCTAAATCCTTGCAGAAAAGCCCTGGATCTTTGCGTCGGCAGGCCGCATCGACTTACCTTGCCATACCTTGATGGCGACAATCTGCCGACTTCTGCCGAACTGGAAGCAATCGAGAACCGGCAATGGTACAAACTGGCTCGCACTATGCTGATAGAACCCCGACAAAAACAGGCAGATTGA
- a CDS encoding oxidoreductase, which translates to MKTGLMISEATSVSAQGLGYPDTPGIWSEEQIDGWTKPKPFTPPAAEFFYSFGI; encoded by the coding sequence GTGAAAACCGGACTGATGATAAGCGAGGCCACCAGCGTCTCCGCGCAAGGCTTGGGCTATCCCGACACACCCGGCATTTGGTCGGAAGAACAAATCGACGGCTGGACCAAACCCAAGCCGTTCACGCCGCCGGCGGCCGAATTTTTCTACAGCTTTGGCATCTAG